From Phocoena phocoena chromosome 16, mPhoPho1.1, whole genome shotgun sequence, a single genomic window includes:
- the CWF19L1 gene encoding CWF19-like protein 1 isoform X2, which produces MAEKPLRLLACGDVEGKFDVLFNRVRTIQKKSGNFDLLLCVGNFFGSTPDAEWEEYKTGIKKAPIQTYVLGANNQETVKYFQDVDGCELAENITYLGRKGVFTGSSGLQIVYLSGTESLNEPVPGYSFSPKDVFSLRTTLWSTSQFKGVDILLTSPWPKYVGNFGNSSGEVDTKKCGSALISSLATGLKPRYHFAALEKTYYERLPYRNHIILQENAQHATRFIALANVGNPEKKKYLYAFSIVPMKLMDVAELVKQPPDVTENPYRKFVKQASLEKQIPAPEEDSACQFFFDLNEKQGRKRSSTGRDSKSSPHPKQPRKLPQPPGPCWFCLASPEVEKHLVVSIGTHCYLALAKGGLSDDHVLILPIGHYQSVVELSAEVVEEVEQYKATLRRFFKSQGKRCILFERNYKSHHLQLQIAQPGAAYFYVELDTGEKLFHRIKKNFPLQFGREVLASEAILNIPDKSDWRQCQISKEEEETLARHFRKDFEPFDFTLDD; this is translated from the exons CTTGGCATGTGGAGATGTTGAAGGAAAGTTTGATGTTTTATTCAATAGAGTTCGAACAATTCAGAAGAAAAGTGGAAACTTTGAt CTGCTGTTGTGTGTAGGAAATTTCTTTGGCTCCACTCCAGATGCTGAATGGGAGGAATATAAAACTGGCATCAAGAAAG CTCCTATTCAGACATATGTGCTGGGTGCCAATAACCAGGAAACAGTAAAATATTTCCAAGATGTTGATGGGTGTGAATTAGCTGAAAACATTACTTATCTGG GTCGTAAAGGTGTCTTCACTGGAAGCTCGGGGCTGCAGATTGTGTACCTCAGTGGGACAGAGTCCTTAAATGAACCTGTCCCAGGTTACAGTTTTAGTCCCAAGGATGTGTTTTCCCTGAGAACAACGCTGTGGTCAACCTCCCAGTTTAAGGGTGTTGATATCTTGCTCACATCCCCATGGCCCAAGTATGTGGGGAACTTTGGGAATTCTTCT GGAGAAGTGGATACCAAAAAATGTGGCTCTGCTTTGATCTCCAGTCTTGCCACAGGCTTGAAACCAAGATATCATTTTGCTGCATTGGAAAAGACTTATTATGAGAGGCTTCCATATCG AAACCACATCATTCTGCAGGAAAATGCACAGCACGCCACCAGGTTCATAGCTCTGGCAAATGTtggaaatccagaaaagaaaaag TATCTTTATGCATTCAGTATTGTTCCTATGAAACTAATGGATGTAGCAGAACTGGTAAAACAGCCTCCAGATGTCACTGAAAACCCTTACAGAAAGTTTGTGAAGCAAGCATCCTTAGAAAAGCAAATACCTGCCCCTGAG GAAGATTCAGCCTGtcagtttttctttgatttaaatGAAAAGCAGGGAAGGAAGCGTTCATCTACAGGCAGAGATAGCAAGTCTTCTCCTCACCCAAAGCAGCCTCGCAAACTTC CTCAGCCTCCAGGACCCTGCTGGTTTTGCCTTGCCAGCCCTGAAGTGGAAAAGCATTTGGTGGTCAGCATTGGCACACAT TGCTACCTTGCCCTGGCCAAAGGAGGCTTATCTGATGACCATGTCCTCATCCTGCCCATTGGACACTACCAGTCAGTGGTGGAGCTTTCAGCAGAGGTGGTGGAAGAGGTTGAGCAGTATAAGGCTACACTGAGGCGCTTCTTTAAGAGTCAAGGCAAACGATGTATTCTATTTGAGAGAAATTATAAGAGCCATCACCTCCAGCTACAG ATTGCACAGCCAGGAGCAGCATATTTTTATGTTGAACTTGACACAGGAGAGAAACTTTTCCacagaattaaaaagaattttcctttgcagtttggaag GGAGGTCCTGGCTAGTGAAGCTATCCTTAATATTCCTGACAAGTCTGACTGGAGGCAGTGTCAGATCagcaaggaagaggaggagacccTGGCTCGTCACTTCCGGAAAGACTTTGAGCCCTTTGACTTCACTCTGGATGACTGA
- the CWF19L1 gene encoding CWF19-like protein 1 isoform X1, whose product MAEKPLRLLACGDVEGKFDVLFNRVRTIQKKSGNFDLLLCVGNFFGSTPDAEWEEYKTGIKKAPIQTYVLGANNQETVKYFQDVDGCELAENITYLGRKGVFTGSSGLQIVYLSGTESLNEPVPGYSFSPKDVFSLRTTLWSTSQFKGVDILLTSPWPKYVGNFGNSSGEVDTKKCGSALISSLATGLKPRYHFAALEKTYYERLPYRNHIILQENAQHATRFIALANVGNPEKKKYLYAFSIVPMKLMDVAELVKQPPDVTENPYRKFVKQASLEKQIPAPEEDSACQFFFDLNEKQGRKRSSTGRDSKSSPHPKQPRKLPQPPGPCWFCLASPEVEKHLVVSIGTHCYLALAKGGLSDDHVLILPIGHYQSVVELSAEVVEEVEQYKATLRRFFKSQGKRCILFERNYKSHHLQLQVIPVPLSRCATDDIKDAFITQAQEQQIELLEIPEHSDIKQIAQPGAAYFYVELDTGEKLFHRIKKNFPLQFGREVLASEAILNIPDKSDWRQCQISKEEEETLARHFRKDFEPFDFTLDD is encoded by the exons CTTGGCATGTGGAGATGTTGAAGGAAAGTTTGATGTTTTATTCAATAGAGTTCGAACAATTCAGAAGAAAAGTGGAAACTTTGAt CTGCTGTTGTGTGTAGGAAATTTCTTTGGCTCCACTCCAGATGCTGAATGGGAGGAATATAAAACTGGCATCAAGAAAG CTCCTATTCAGACATATGTGCTGGGTGCCAATAACCAGGAAACAGTAAAATATTTCCAAGATGTTGATGGGTGTGAATTAGCTGAAAACATTACTTATCTGG GTCGTAAAGGTGTCTTCACTGGAAGCTCGGGGCTGCAGATTGTGTACCTCAGTGGGACAGAGTCCTTAAATGAACCTGTCCCAGGTTACAGTTTTAGTCCCAAGGATGTGTTTTCCCTGAGAACAACGCTGTGGTCAACCTCCCAGTTTAAGGGTGTTGATATCTTGCTCACATCCCCATGGCCCAAGTATGTGGGGAACTTTGGGAATTCTTCT GGAGAAGTGGATACCAAAAAATGTGGCTCTGCTTTGATCTCCAGTCTTGCCACAGGCTTGAAACCAAGATATCATTTTGCTGCATTGGAAAAGACTTATTATGAGAGGCTTCCATATCG AAACCACATCATTCTGCAGGAAAATGCACAGCACGCCACCAGGTTCATAGCTCTGGCAAATGTtggaaatccagaaaagaaaaag TATCTTTATGCATTCAGTATTGTTCCTATGAAACTAATGGATGTAGCAGAACTGGTAAAACAGCCTCCAGATGTCACTGAAAACCCTTACAGAAAGTTTGTGAAGCAAGCATCCTTAGAAAAGCAAATACCTGCCCCTGAG GAAGATTCAGCCTGtcagtttttctttgatttaaatGAAAAGCAGGGAAGGAAGCGTTCATCTACAGGCAGAGATAGCAAGTCTTCTCCTCACCCAAAGCAGCCTCGCAAACTTC CTCAGCCTCCAGGACCCTGCTGGTTTTGCCTTGCCAGCCCTGAAGTGGAAAAGCATTTGGTGGTCAGCATTGGCACACAT TGCTACCTTGCCCTGGCCAAAGGAGGCTTATCTGATGACCATGTCCTCATCCTGCCCATTGGACACTACCAGTCAGTGGTGGAGCTTTCAGCAGAGGTGGTGGAAGAGGTTGAGCAGTATAAGGCTACACTGAGGCGCTTCTTTAAGAGTCAAGGCAAACGATGTATTCTATTTGAGAGAAATTATAAGAGCCATCACCTCCAGCTACAG gtcatTCCTGTGCCCCTCAGCCGCTGTGCTACTGATGACATTAAAGATGCCTTCATTACTCAGGCACAGGAGCAACAAATAGAGCTGTTGGAAATCCCAGAGCACTCAGACATCAAGCAG ATTGCACAGCCAGGAGCAGCATATTTTTATGTTGAACTTGACACAGGAGAGAAACTTTTCCacagaattaaaaagaattttcctttgcagtttggaag GGAGGTCCTGGCTAGTGAAGCTATCCTTAATATTCCTGACAAGTCTGACTGGAGGCAGTGTCAGATCagcaaggaagaggaggagacccTGGCTCGTCACTTCCGGAAAGACTTTGAGCCCTTTGACTTCACTCTGGATGACTGA